The proteins below come from a single Bacillota bacterium genomic window:
- a CDS encoding ABC transporter ATP-binding protein, producing the protein MAVIETRHLSKYYGGRRGVEDVSLEVERGEIFGFLGPNGAGKTTTIRLLLGFLRPSGGEARLFGLETRRHGLEIRRRTGYLPSDVSLYPNLRGREVVEFTLATRGLRAGRRVEELSRRLDVDLGLPVKQLSRGMRQKVALVAALAHEPELILLDEPDAGLDPLMQRTLEELLREEVARGRTVFLSSHHLAQVEALCHRVAVIREGRVVAVDEVASLRRMRLKRVQASFAQEPPSLEGLEGVRDVRREGRRLVFHVSGDLRPVLRRLAESELSDLSVEEPSLEEVFLAYFSGAEGGGRP; encoded by the coding sequence GTGGCAGTGATCGAGACCCGGCATCTGAGCAAGTACTACGGGGGTCGCCGCGGCGTCGAGGATGTCTCGCTGGAGGTGGAGCGCGGCGAGATCTTCGGTTTCCTCGGGCCCAACGGCGCGGGGAAGACCACCACCATCCGGCTCCTGTTGGGCTTCCTGCGCCCCAGCGGGGGAGAGGCGCGCCTCTTCGGGCTGGAGACGCGCCGTCACGGCCTGGAGATCCGGCGCCGCACCGGCTACCTGCCCAGCGACGTCAGCCTCTATCCGAACCTGCGCGGCCGCGAGGTGGTCGAGTTCACGCTGGCGACGCGGGGGTTGCGCGCCGGCAGGCGGGTGGAGGAGCTGAGCCGCCGCCTCGACGTGGACCTCGGGCTTCCGGTCAAGCAGCTCTCGCGCGGCATGCGCCAGAAGGTGGCCCTCGTCGCAGCGCTGGCCCACGAGCCCGAGCTGATCCTCCTGGACGAGCCGGATGCGGGGCTCGACCCCCTGATGCAGCGGACGCTGGAGGAGCTCCTGCGGGAGGAAGTGGCGCGCGGCCGGACCGTCTTCCTCTCCTCGCATCATCTGGCGCAGGTGGAGGCGCTCTGCCACCGCGTCGCCGTCATCCGCGAGGGGAGGGTGGTGGCGGTGGACGAGGTCGCCTCGCTCCGGAGGATGCGCCTCAAGAGGGTGCAGGCCAGCTTCGCCCAGGAGCCGCCCTCCCTGGAGGGGCTCGAAGGGGTGCGGGACGTCCGGCGGGAGGGGCGGCGCCTCGTCTTCCACGTCTCCGGCGACTTGCGGCCGGTCTTGCGCAGGCTGGCGGAGAGCGAGCTGAGCGACCTCTCGGTGGAGGAGCCGAGCCTCGAGGAAGTCTTCCTGGCCTACTTCAGCGGGGCGGAGGGGGGCGGGCGACCGTGA
- a CDS encoding zf-HC2 domain-containing protein: MSGPVRKSREEEERIHELLPFYAAGTLSPAERQEVDRHLASCAACRRELQLWREIAGAVAVETAELGEPAASRRPLASRPTGSGAFSWARWRPAPTRTSRYSGPLAQVDRCSPPPNRRERPGPREVPWSPG; this comes from the coding sequence ATGAGCGGCCCGGTGCGGAAGAGCCGCGAGGAAGAGGAGCGGATCCACGAGCTCCTTCCTTTTTACGCGGCAGGCACGCTCTCGCCCGCGGAGCGCCAGGAAGTGGACCGCCACCTGGCCTCCTGCGCCGCCTGCCGGCGGGAGCTCCAGCTCTGGCGCGAGATCGCCGGCGCCGTCGCCGTGGAGACGGCCGAGCTCGGCGAACCGGCGGCGAGCCGGCGGCCCCTGGCATCGCGGCCCACCGGCAGCGGAGCCTTCTCCTGGGCGCGGTGGCGTCCGGCTCCAACTCGGACCAGCCGGTACTCGGGTCCGCTCGCCCAGGTGGACCGGTGCTCACCGCCGCCCAACCGTCGGGAGCGGCCGGGACCCCGCGAGGTCCCTTGGAGCCCCGGCTAG